A genomic segment from Candidatus Korarchaeum cryptofilum OPF8 encodes:
- a CDS encoding FAD-binding oxidoreductase — protein MSYARVLTELGKRIGKEKIFTEPEELYSYGVDAYTEFKQPPAAVVRASSEEDVRAVLELANRERVPVVPRGSGTSLSGGSVPAVPGAIVLDLTPMNKIEVNIDDGYVMAEAGATVLEVDKACRSYGFFFPPDPASSRIATIGGSLAENAGGLRGAKFGVMKNWVLAMEVILPGGKKVRIGEPVYKWRWGPDLMSLFIGSEGTLGVITRAWLKIYPLPEKVVRVLGVFDRIEDAGKAISQIRRRGYVPMILELLDRETIEIVNESLGYNIEVAEGMVMADVDGPRESVWRIAREVESVMKDCGGRTRASDDPEEMEQLYLARQGAYAAVTRAYPGVLLEDITVPLSKLMEALRELDRMRKEYGLKMPVFGHAGDGNLHPNICFDPRDEEQLRKARELFVKTGQLAIKLGGAISGEHGIGLAKKELFLEEIKAVRGEGYVEMVKMIKQLLDPNGIMNPGKIFF, from the coding sequence ATGAGCTACGCAAGAGTGCTCACGGAGTTGGGCAAGAGGATAGGGAAGGAGAAGATATTTACTGAACCCGAGGAACTATATTCGTACGGTGTAGATGCATATACGGAGTTCAAACAGCCTCCAGCTGCTGTAGTTAGAGCTAGTAGTGAGGAAGATGTCAGGGCCGTCTTGGAGCTGGCGAACAGGGAGAGGGTGCCCGTAGTCCCCAGGGGGAGCGGTACATCTCTCAGCGGCGGCTCCGTTCCAGCGGTCCCAGGAGCTATTGTGCTGGATCTCACACCGATGAATAAGATAGAGGTGAATATAGATGACGGTTATGTGATGGCCGAAGCAGGAGCTACTGTGCTGGAGGTGGATAAGGCCTGCAGGAGCTACGGTTTCTTCTTCCCGCCAGATCCAGCCAGCTCGAGGATAGCGACTATAGGGGGCTCATTAGCTGAGAACGCGGGCGGTCTGAGAGGAGCTAAGTTCGGCGTCATGAAGAACTGGGTCCTAGCGATGGAGGTGATACTCCCAGGGGGCAAGAAAGTCAGGATAGGCGAGCCCGTTTACAAGTGGAGGTGGGGCCCCGATCTAATGTCCCTCTTCATAGGCTCGGAGGGGACGCTGGGGGTCATAACAAGAGCTTGGCTCAAGATCTATCCACTCCCGGAGAAGGTAGTCAGGGTTTTGGGCGTCTTCGATAGGATAGAGGACGCTGGTAAGGCTATCTCCCAGATAAGGAGGAGGGGTTACGTCCCAATGATATTGGAGCTCTTAGACAGGGAGACCATCGAGATAGTAAACGAATCGCTGGGCTATAACATAGAGGTAGCTGAGGGCATGGTGATGGCTGACGTGGATGGGCCTAGGGAGAGCGTTTGGAGGATAGCTAGAGAAGTTGAGAGCGTTATGAAGGATTGCGGTGGGAGGACGAGAGCTAGTGATGATCCTGAGGAGATGGAGCAGCTGTACTTAGCTAGGCAGGGAGCTTACGCTGCTGTCACCAGAGCTTACCCAGGGGTGCTGCTCGAGGACATAACGGTGCCGCTATCCAAACTCATGGAAGCCTTAAGGGAGCTCGATAGGATGAGGAAGGAATACGGGTTGAAGATGCCTGTATTCGGTCACGCTGGTGATGGGAACCTCCATCCGAATATATGCTTCGATCCTAGGGATGAGGAACAATTGAGGAAAGCCAGGGAGCTCTTCGTGAAGACTGGACAGCTCGCCATAAAGCTGGGAGGAGCCATAAGCGGGGAGCACGGGATAGGGCTTGCCAAGAAGGAACTATTCTTGGAGGAGATAAAGGCAGTGAGGGGAGAGGGTTACGTCGAGATGGTGAAGATGATAAAGCAATTATTGGATCCGAACGGCATAATGAACCCTGGAAAGATATTCTTCTGA
- the serS gene encoding serine--tRNA ligase, translating to MSWSVLEALRKDPEILRENLRRRFLPLDMLERAIELDRKWREAVTELNSLRERRNEINRSIPRADPGEREELIRKAKEIGEEIERLEDVLEKLSQERDSILMSMPALIDDSVPIGPNEDYNKPIRFWGKPKVPRSKLDSFMEQTRGFNVEYELIDWEPLGHADELEVMLKQVDTVKAGQLAGSRFFYLFKDIVWLEQALILFALDKISRKGFIPVIPPYMMRRDYYLGVVDLNTFEDSIYKVEGEDLYLIATSEHPLVAMHAGDTFTEDELPRLYVGLSPCFRKEAGTHGKDTKGIFRVHQFTKVEQIVFSKPEESKYWHERLIENAEEIYRELEIPYRIVNIASGDLGASAAKKYDLEGWFPAQGKYRELVSCSNCVDWQSYRLRIKLDRKGRREFVHTLNSTALATTRTISAIVENHQREDGSVRIPKALRKYLEIFEQAPKEEIVPIEKILKE from the coding sequence TTGAGCTGGTCCGTCCTCGAGGCATTGAGGAAGGATCCCGAGATCTTGAGGGAGAACCTGAGGAGGAGGTTCCTCCCCTTGGATATGTTAGAGAGGGCGATAGAGTTAGATAGGAAGTGGAGGGAAGCTGTGACTGAGCTGAATTCCCTCAGGGAGAGGAGAAATGAGATAAACAGATCCATACCCAGGGCAGATCCTGGGGAAAGGGAGGAGCTGATAAGGAAGGCTAAGGAGATAGGTGAGGAGATAGAGAGGCTCGAGGATGTGCTTGAGAAGCTATCCCAAGAGAGGGATTCAATTTTAATGTCAATGCCGGCTTTAATAGATGATAGCGTTCCAATTGGGCCCAATGAGGATTATAACAAGCCTATAAGGTTCTGGGGTAAGCCCAAAGTACCTAGGAGCAAGCTGGATTCCTTCATGGAGCAAACGAGGGGTTTCAACGTAGAATATGAGCTGATAGATTGGGAGCCGCTAGGTCACGCTGATGAACTCGAAGTCATGTTGAAGCAGGTTGATACAGTTAAAGCGGGACAATTAGCAGGTAGCAGGTTCTTCTACTTATTCAAGGATATAGTATGGCTCGAACAAGCATTAATCCTTTTCGCTCTGGATAAAATAAGCAGGAAGGGGTTCATACCGGTCATACCTCCATATATGATGAGGAGGGATTATTACCTAGGCGTAGTTGACCTGAACACGTTCGAGGACAGCATATACAAGGTAGAGGGGGAGGACCTCTACCTCATAGCCACATCGGAGCATCCATTAGTAGCTATGCACGCTGGCGATACTTTCACAGAGGATGAGCTCCCGAGACTCTACGTGGGCTTGAGCCCCTGCTTCAGAAAGGAGGCCGGTACTCACGGCAAGGACACTAAGGGGATATTCAGGGTCCACCAATTCACTAAAGTAGAGCAGATAGTCTTCTCGAAGCCTGAAGAAAGCAAGTACTGGCATGAGAGGTTGATAGAGAACGCTGAGGAGATTTACAGGGAGCTGGAGATACCCTACAGGATAGTGAATATAGCATCGGGTGATTTGGGAGCCAGTGCTGCGAAGAAATACGATTTGGAGGGATGGTTCCCAGCTCAGGGTAAGTACAGGGAGTTGGTGAGCTGCAGCAATTGTGTAGATTGGCAGAGCTACAGGCTCAGGATAAAGTTGGATAGGAAGGGCAGGAGGGAGTTCGTCCACACGCTGAACAGCACGGCATTAGCTACTACTAGGACTATAAGCGCTATAGTGGAGAATCACCAGAGGGAGGATGGGAGCGTGAGGATACCCAAGGCCCTCAGGAAATATCTTGAGATATTCGAGCAAGCCCCTAAGGAGGAGATAGTTCCGATAGAAAAAATATTGAAGGAATGA
- a CDS encoding DUF4443 domain-containing protein — MVLSELRSAFERLPGPLPNYNLLHAILLMLALEEGPCGRKRISSIISLGEGSARSLINKLRDLKWIDCGKEGCFLTPLGREKIEELRRCLLGPMKVSLMELFRGDVYLTLVRCVNYLDILDLRDEAVRFGGKGALIFAVRGKRVIFPETGEDLSIYAPNDSKLLESLGASDGDLIIIGLSEDPQISKLSSLGASLLAIQGPRK; from the coding sequence ATGGTGCTGAGCGAACTGAGATCGGCATTTGAGAGGCTCCCAGGCCCTCTACCGAATTATAACCTACTGCATGCGATCCTCCTAATGCTAGCTCTGGAGGAGGGCCCCTGCGGGAGGAAGAGGATATCATCTATTATCTCTCTAGGCGAGGGGAGTGCGAGGAGCCTCATAAATAAGCTGAGGGATCTTAAATGGATAGATTGCGGGAAGGAAGGATGCTTCCTCACACCTCTCGGCAGGGAGAAGATTGAAGAGCTGAGGAGATGCCTTCTGGGACCTATGAAGGTCAGCTTGATGGAACTATTCAGAGGGGATGTCTACTTGACTTTGGTGAGATGCGTCAATTACCTCGATATCCTAGATCTCAGGGATGAGGCCGTCAGGTTCGGGGGGAAGGGGGCTCTGATATTCGCGGTGAGGGGGAAGAGGGTGATATTCCCGGAGACCGGGGAAGATCTATCGATATACGCTCCCAATGATAGCAAACTACTTGAAAGCTTGGGGGCCTCGGATGGCGATCTAATAATAATTGGGCTCTCTGAGGATCCCCAGATCTCTAAACTCTCCTCCTTAGGTGCATCTTTACTCGCGATCCAGGGCCCGAGGAAATAA
- a CDS encoding SagB/ThcOx family dehydrogenase, which translates to MRYPELRESILISAAFLSVTAIILLLTGAISLEIPVSEEKKVGTIKLPDPVLKGSISVEEAISKRRSVREYKDEPLRLEELGQLLWAAQGITSPKGFRAAPSAGATYPLEIYVSVKERGVIGLPAGIYHYDPFDHSLTLIKEGDHSLEIYRASLNQEWVKEAPICIIIAADFSRTTSRYGARGERYVYMEAGHVGQNIYLQATVLDLGTVAVGAFYDDQLRSIIGCEEAPIYIFPVGRK; encoded by the coding sequence GTGAGATACCCGGAGCTGCGCGAGAGTATCTTAATATCCGCAGCCTTCCTCTCAGTTACAGCAATAATTCTCCTTCTAACGGGAGCCATAAGCTTAGAGATTCCTGTTTCTGAGGAGAAGAAAGTGGGGACGATAAAGCTACCAGATCCAGTGCTCAAGGGCTCTATCTCAGTTGAGGAAGCGATAAGCAAGAGGAGATCGGTAAGGGAGTATAAAGATGAGCCCCTGAGATTGGAGGAGCTAGGCCAATTGCTATGGGCCGCGCAGGGGATAACATCTCCAAAGGGATTCAGGGCTGCCCCGAGCGCTGGAGCCACCTACCCCCTCGAGATCTACGTCTCGGTGAAGGAGAGAGGTGTAATCGGGCTGCCAGCTGGTATCTATCACTACGATCCTTTCGATCACTCCTTAACTCTTATTAAGGAGGGTGATCACTCCCTAGAAATTTACAGAGCATCCCTGAACCAGGAGTGGGTCAAGGAAGCTCCTATCTGCATAATAATAGCGGCCGATTTCAGCAGGACTACCTCCCGCTACGGTGCTAGAGGGGAGAGATATGTTTACATGGAGGCCGGTCATGTGGGCCAGAACATATACTTACAGGCCACGGTCTTGGACTTAGGTACTGTAGCTGTGGGAGCCTTCTACGATGATCAACTGAGGTCGATAATAGGTTGCGAGGAGGCTCCGATATACATATTCCCGGTGGGGAGGAAGTGA
- a CDS encoding sodium-translocating pyrophosphatase: MLWELVILASATSGILIALLLRYLIARMNPGNEKMIKISQAIRRGSKAYLHRQYKVILLVMVVIAAFVYILDVIQHGGIPYVSASFMLGTVASLLAGYVSMDAATITNVRVAQAARESKEKPLVVAYLGGLVLGLMVVSMSLAGVAGMFFLYWWLNGWSGVEKIPTLVMGFGFGASLAALFAQLGGGIYTKAADVGADLVGKVEAGIPEDDPRNPAVIADNVGDNVGDCAGRGADLFESISAENIGSMIIGAALYLLTKNLYFIFFPLVARATGIIGTLVGSLFVKPREGEMPVSAMRRALIAAVITTAALFYFVTSWFGPGHEYLYLASLLGMAAALIIELAIEYYTEIHGPVLDIVRSTETGPATTILSGLSVGMEAPAIPVISVLAALGASYYLGGIYGQINGIPPHFSGIYGTVAATIGMLSLTGIILAMDGYGPIADNASGIIEMSGIEEEVGSEVKDVLDAAGNTTKSLAKGFAMGSAAMASLLLFQAYVDVVRVENFNLMQPVTLIGLISGAILPFFFSSRAIRAVGRTAWEMIKEVRRQFREIPGILEGKNEPDYAKCVDISTKAAQKEMIVPSLVSLIAPIAVGFLLGPVALGGFQIGVTAAGIMLAFLMNTGGAAWDNAKKYIERSGKKGTEEHKASVIGDTVGDPLKDTAGPSLHVLLKLVNNVSIVMGSAILLYSLYLLG; this comes from the coding sequence GTGCTCTGGGAACTGGTGATATTGGCATCAGCGACCTCGGGCATCCTGATAGCTCTGCTGCTGAGGTACTTGATAGCTAGAATGAACCCAGGAAACGAAAAAATGATTAAAATAAGTCAGGCTATAAGGAGAGGATCAAAAGCCTATCTTCATAGACAGTATAAAGTTATACTCCTAGTTATGGTCGTCATAGCTGCCTTCGTCTACATATTAGATGTCATCCAGCACGGGGGCATACCTTACGTTTCAGCCTCATTCATGCTCGGCACTGTGGCTTCTTTACTCGCTGGTTACGTATCGATGGATGCAGCTACGATAACCAACGTGAGAGTAGCTCAGGCAGCGAGGGAAAGCAAGGAGAAACCCCTAGTTGTGGCTTACTTAGGCGGCCTCGTCTTAGGGCTCATGGTAGTTTCAATGAGTTTAGCTGGAGTAGCCGGTATGTTCTTCCTCTACTGGTGGCTCAACGGGTGGAGCGGGGTCGAGAAAATCCCTACCTTAGTCATGGGATTCGGATTCGGCGCCAGTTTAGCAGCCCTCTTCGCACAATTGGGTGGCGGTATCTACACTAAAGCAGCAGATGTTGGAGCTGACTTGGTTGGGAAGGTCGAAGCTGGAATACCTGAGGACGATCCTAGGAATCCGGCTGTCATAGCAGATAATGTTGGCGATAACGTCGGGGATTGCGCGGGTAGAGGGGCCGATTTATTCGAGTCCATATCCGCTGAGAACATAGGGTCTATGATAATAGGGGCAGCTCTCTACCTACTGACTAAGAACCTTTACTTCATCTTCTTCCCGCTGGTCGCTAGAGCTACAGGTATAATAGGGACTCTAGTCGGCTCCCTATTCGTCAAGCCCAGAGAGGGGGAGATGCCCGTCTCCGCTATGAGAAGGGCTTTAATAGCAGCCGTGATAACTACAGCAGCTCTCTTTTACTTCGTAACGTCCTGGTTCGGCCCAGGCCACGAATACCTCTATCTAGCATCTCTCCTCGGAATGGCGGCTGCTCTCATAATAGAGCTAGCTATAGAGTATTATACGGAGATACATGGGCCCGTCCTCGACATAGTCAGGTCCACTGAAACTGGTCCCGCGACCACTATACTATCTGGCCTCTCAGTCGGTATGGAGGCCCCGGCTATCCCAGTCATATCGGTCTTAGCAGCTCTAGGAGCTTCCTACTACTTGGGAGGGATATATGGGCAGATTAATGGCATTCCTCCGCACTTCTCAGGCATTTATGGGACAGTAGCAGCCACTATAGGGATGCTCTCACTCACTGGAATAATATTGGCCATGGATGGCTACGGCCCGATAGCTGATAATGCGAGCGGCATAATAGAGATGTCGGGGATAGAGGAGGAAGTAGGCAGTGAGGTCAAGGACGTCCTTGATGCCGCTGGAAACACGACTAAGTCCCTAGCTAAGGGATTCGCTATGGGAAGCGCTGCGATGGCATCACTCCTCCTCTTCCAAGCATATGTGGACGTAGTCAGGGTGGAGAACTTCAACTTAATGCAACCCGTCACTCTGATAGGGCTCATCTCAGGAGCTATACTCCCGTTCTTCTTCTCCAGCAGGGCCATAAGGGCCGTGGGGAGGACAGCTTGGGAGATGATAAAGGAAGTCAGAAGACAATTTAGGGAGATTCCTGGGATTCTAGAGGGAAAGAATGAGCCAGATTATGCCAAATGCGTTGATATAAGCACTAAAGCTGCTCAGAAAGAAATGATAGTCCCTAGCTTAGTATCTTTAATTGCCCCGATAGCGGTGGGCTTCCTACTCGGACCCGTAGCCCTAGGGGGCTTCCAGATAGGCGTAACTGCTGCGGGTATCATGTTAGCGTTCCTCATGAACACGGGAGGGGCTGCTTGGGACAACGCGAAGAAGTACATAGAGAGGAGCGGTAAGAAGGGGACTGAGGAGCATAAGGCTTCGGTCATAGGGGATACCGTCGGGGATCCTCTCAAGGATACCGCGGGACCCAGCCTCCACGTCCTCCTCAAGCTCGTCAACAACGTCTCAATAGTCATGGGATCCGCGATACTCCTTTACTCCCTCTACTTGCTCGGCTAA
- the cysS gene encoding cysteine--tRNA ligase, which translates to MTVFADLVVFNTLTRRFEPFEPLVGRRVFMFVCGPTVYDYSHLGHARTYVFYDTLARFLRKLGYSLFYLQNITDVDDKIVNRAAEEGRDPVELAREFESYYYEDMRALNITSVNLYARASDYLKEIFEQVETLIKLGKAYVTESGVYFDITTFPDYGKLSGQRPEELRVHRIEPDPTKRNPGDFALWRNRPREEFGWESPWGYGRPGWHIEDTAISIKHFGKQYDIHGGAIELAFPHHEAEIAQAESFTGEKPFVKYWIHTGLLTVEGEKMSKSLGNFVTIREALREYDANTLRIFLLSRHYRSPIDFRWEYLEQARSSYERIINCLENLKELEIGEEGDEEREFLSRVRERRDSFYRRMLDDVNTAEALGELYELVRDVNSFSERMGKISEAGRNEVISTFSELLDLLGLRIEEGPDTSMLHALISLILDVRENLRRRREYDLADEIRGRMRELGIDVQDTPKGTKWRIIG; encoded by the coding sequence GTGACCGTCTTTGCTGATCTCGTAGTCTTCAATACTCTCACGAGGAGATTCGAGCCCTTCGAACCCCTGGTTGGAAGGAGAGTTTTCATGTTCGTCTGCGGACCGACTGTATACGATTACTCGCATCTAGGACATGCGAGAACTTATGTCTTCTACGATACGCTAGCTAGATTCCTGAGGAAACTGGGTTACTCCCTCTTCTACCTCCAGAATATAACGGATGTGGACGATAAGATAGTCAATAGAGCTGCTGAGGAGGGCAGAGACCCTGTAGAGTTAGCTAGGGAGTTCGAGAGCTACTACTATGAGGATATGAGGGCATTGAACATAACGAGCGTAAACTTATACGCTAGAGCCTCAGATTACCTCAAGGAGATATTCGAGCAGGTGGAGACCCTGATAAAATTGGGTAAAGCTTACGTGACTGAGAGCGGAGTTTACTTCGATATAACGACTTTTCCGGACTATGGAAAGCTCTCCGGTCAGAGGCCCGAGGAACTGAGGGTCCACAGGATAGAGCCGGATCCAACTAAGAGGAATCCAGGGGACTTCGCCCTCTGGAGGAACAGACCTAGGGAGGAGTTCGGCTGGGAATCGCCTTGGGGTTACGGGAGGCCCGGCTGGCATATAGAGGACACAGCCATATCCATAAAGCACTTCGGGAAGCAGTACGATATACATGGTGGAGCGATAGAGCTCGCTTTCCCGCATCACGAGGCAGAGATAGCGCAAGCGGAGAGCTTCACCGGAGAGAAACCTTTCGTTAAGTATTGGATTCACACGGGCCTTTTGACAGTCGAGGGGGAGAAGATGTCCAAATCTTTAGGTAATTTCGTGACTATAAGGGAAGCTCTCCGAGAATATGATGCGAATACACTCAGGATATTCCTCCTCTCGAGGCACTACAGATCGCCGATAGACTTCAGGTGGGAGTACCTGGAGCAAGCGAGGAGCAGTTATGAGAGGATAATCAACTGCCTCGAGAACTTGAAGGAACTGGAGATAGGGGAGGAAGGGGATGAGGAAAGGGAATTCTTGAGTAGAGTTAGGGAGAGGAGGGATTCCTTCTATAGGAGGATGTTAGACGACGTGAATACTGCTGAGGCCCTAGGAGAGCTCTATGAGTTAGTTAGGGATGTTAATTCCTTCTCGGAGAGGATGGGTAAGATAAGCGAGGCCGGAAGGAACGAAGTCATCTCTACCTTCTCAGAGCTCCTGGATCTACTAGGTCTCAGAATTGAGGAGGGTCCAGATACCTCAATGCTTCATGCTCTGATCTCCCTCATACTCGATGTCAGGGAGAACCTGAGGAGGAGGAGGGAATACGATCTTGCTGATGAGATAAGGGGAAGGATGAGGGAGCTGGGAATCGACGTTCAGGACACTCCTAAAGGAACGAAATGGAGGATTATAGGGTAA
- a CDS encoding MFS transporter, with amino-acid sequence MNNKEVYKAIILFGVVSFLGDVIYEGARGIIPSYLAYLGASAFLVGLISGVTEFIGISFRFISGFLVDLSKSYWTFYILGYALIVSIPLLGLSNSLQIAVILILIERIAKGIRAPARDSLISFVSRGMGPGKAFGIHEALDQIGAVTGPLIMGLILLYSNNYSLAFLSSLIPYLFLITSVLYIYRRYSWASPSEGGGGKLSLKYERSFWMYNIAVFLNMISLIHVSLIVLSSSLTFNPGMAALLYMLIQLVDTASALVAGFMFDRYGRAFLYIPFALSIAPSCLTLLGGGSNIVLAAITFGIILGMQESIYRAAISTLVPENQRGSAYGIFNAVYGVGNLISAPIFGYLIQSKMISLGIYYTIIGQLLAIIALFLSLRRKERSSGPQNELS; translated from the coding sequence TTGAACAATAAAGAAGTTTATAAAGCGATAATCCTATTCGGCGTAGTCAGTTTCCTCGGAGATGTTATCTACGAGGGGGCTAGAGGCATAATACCATCTTATCTAGCTTATTTGGGGGCCTCAGCTTTCTTAGTCGGTTTGATCTCAGGAGTAACGGAGTTCATAGGGATCTCATTCAGGTTCATAAGCGGATTCCTAGTAGATCTGAGCAAATCCTATTGGACCTTTTACATCCTAGGATATGCTCTCATAGTATCGATACCCCTGCTGGGGCTCTCAAATTCCCTTCAGATAGCGGTAATACTGATACTGATCGAGAGGATAGCTAAGGGGATAAGGGCTCCAGCTAGGGACTCCCTCATCTCATTCGTCTCGAGGGGGATGGGACCTGGAAAAGCCTTCGGTATTCACGAAGCCCTAGATCAGATAGGGGCAGTAACTGGGCCCTTGATAATGGGGCTCATCCTCCTATATTCTAACAATTACTCTTTGGCTTTCCTGAGCTCCTTGATACCTTATCTCTTCCTCATTACCTCGGTCCTCTACATCTATAGGAGATACTCTTGGGCATCCCCGTCAGAGGGAGGCGGGGGTAAGCTCTCCCTGAAATACGAGAGGAGTTTTTGGATGTATAACATCGCGGTCTTCCTGAATATGATTTCATTGATCCATGTCTCACTAATAGTCCTCTCTTCCAGCTTAACCTTTAATCCGGGAATGGCTGCGCTCCTCTATATGCTGATACAGTTGGTCGACACGGCATCAGCACTAGTCGCGGGTTTCATGTTTGATAGATATGGGAGGGCCTTCCTTTACATTCCGTTCGCACTCTCTATAGCCCCATCATGCTTAACTCTCCTCGGAGGAGGTTCCAATATAGTGTTAGCAGCGATAACATTCGGGATAATCCTGGGGATGCAGGAATCCATATACAGGGCTGCTATCAGCACTCTAGTGCCTGAAAATCAGAGAGGAAGTGCTTATGGAATTTTCAATGCGGTATACGGAGTGGGAAATCTCATTAGCGCTCCGATCTTCGGTTACCTCATCCAGAGTAAGATGATTAGTTTGGGAATCTATTACACAATAATAGGCCAATTGCTCGCAATCATAGCCCTCTTCTTATCCTTAAGGAGAAAAGAGAGGTCTTCAGGGCCTCAAAATGAACTTAGCTAG
- a CDS encoding DUF4430 domain-containing protein, with translation MSERVLKALVVLFFIWGVVATSLYANEVMRGQEGEIRVNIGIRYDNRTEWHNSTVLRKGATLLEATKSVASVNYTEYPGMGCFVNSINGVRNEGSKYWIWWYWDRSMGWVLGPVAADKYLLSDGETLLWFYEDTSSYPPPKP, from the coding sequence ATGAGCGAGAGGGTTCTCAAGGCATTGGTCGTGCTGTTCTTCATCTGGGGAGTCGTGGCCACATCCCTCTACGCGAATGAGGTGATGAGAGGGCAGGAGGGAGAGATAAGGGTGAACATAGGGATAAGATATGATAATAGGACTGAATGGCACAACTCAACTGTCCTGAGGAAGGGAGCTACTCTCTTAGAAGCGACTAAGAGCGTCGCATCCGTCAACTACACTGAGTACCCGGGGATGGGGTGCTTCGTCAATTCGATAAACGGCGTGAGGAATGAGGGGTCCAAGTACTGGATATGGTGGTACTGGGACAGATCTATGGGCTGGGTGCTCGGGCCTGTAGCCGCTGATAAGTACCTCCTCTCGGACGGCGAGACCTTATTATGGTTCTATGAGGATACGAGTAGCTATCCACCGCCTAAGCCTTAA